From Chlorocebus sabaeus isolate Y175 chromosome 15, mChlSab1.0.hap1, whole genome shotgun sequence, the proteins below share one genomic window:
- the CHST2 gene encoding carbohydrate sulfotransferase 2, translating into MSRSPPRALPPGALPRLLHAAPAAAPRALLPQWPRRPGRRWPASPLGMKVFRRKALVLCAGYALLLVLTMLNLLDYKWHKEPLQQCNPDGPLGAAAGSAGGSWGRPGPPPAAQPRAHARLDLRTPYRPPAAAVGAAPAAAAGMAGFAAPPGNGTRGTGSVGDKRQLVYVFTTWRSGSSFFGELFNQNPEVFFLYEPVWHVWQKLYPGDAVSLQGAARDMLSALYRCDLSVFQLYSPAGSGGRNLTTLGIFGAATNKVVCSSPLCPAYRKEVVGLVDDRVCKKCPPQRLARFEEECRKYRTLVIKGVRVFDVAVLAPLLRDPALDLKVIHLVRDPRAVASSRIRSRHGLIRESLQVVRSRDPRAHRMPFLEAAGHKLGAKKEGVGGPADYHALGAMEVICNSMAKTLQTALQPPDWLQGHYLVVRYEDLVGDPVKTLRRVYDFVGLLVSREMEQFALNMTSGSGSSSKPFVVSARNATQAANAWRTALTFQQIKQVEEFCYQPMAVLGYERVNSPEEVKDLSKTLLRKPRL; encoded by the coding sequence ATGAGCCGCAGCCCGCCGCGAGCTCTGCCCCCGGGCGCGCTCCCTCGGCTGCTCCACGCTGCGCCTGCAGCCGCGCCGCGCGCCCTGCTCCCGCAGTGGCCCCGGCGCCCAGGACGCCGCTGGCCTGCGTCCCCTCTCGGAATGAAGGTGTTCCGTAGGAAGGCGCTGGTGTTGTGCGCGGGCTATGCACTGCTGCTGGTGCTCACCATGCTCAACCTCCTGGACTACAAGTGGCACAAGGAGCCGCTGCAGCAGTGCAACCCCGACGGGCCGCTGGGTGCCGCAGCAGGGTCAGCTGGAGGCAGCTGGGGGCGCCCGGGGCCTCCTCCGGCCGCGCAGCCCCGTGCTCATGCCCGTTTGGACCTCCGCACTCCTTACCGCCCTCCTGCTGCCGCCGTCGGGGCGGCTCCTGCAGCCGCGGCAGGGATGGCCGGGTTTGCGGCCCCTCCAGGCAATGGCACTCGGGGCACCGGGAGCGTCGGGGACAAGCGGCAGCTGGTGTACGTGTTCACCACGTGGCGCTCTGGCTCGTCGTTCTTCGGCGAGCTATTCAATCAGAATCCCGAGGTGTTCTTTCTCTACGAGCCAGTGTGGCATGTATGGCAAAAACTGTATCCAGGGGACGCCGTTTCCCTGCAGGGGGCAGCGCGGGACATGCTGAGCGCTCTGTACCGCTGCGACCTCTCTGTCTTCCAACTGTATAGCCCCGCGGGCAGCGGGGGGCGCAACCTCACCACGCTGGGCATCTTCGGCGCAGCCACCAACAAGGTGGTGTGCTCGTCACCACTCTGCCCCGCCTACCGCAAGGAGGTTGTGGGGTTGGTGGACGACCGCGTGTGCAAGAAGTGCCCGCCGCAGCGCCTGGCGCGTTTCGAGGAGGAGTGCCGCAAGTACCGCACACTAGTCATAAAGGGTGTGCGCGTCTTCGACGTGGCGGTGTTGGCGCCACTGCTGCGAGACCCGGCCCTGGACCTCAAGGTCATCCACCTGGTTCGTGATCCCCGCGCAGTGGCGAGCTCACGGATCCGCTCGCGCCACGGCCTCATCCGTGAGAGCCTACAGGTGGTGCGCAGCCGAGACCCGCGAGCTCACCGCATGCCCTTCCTGGAGGCCGCGGGCCACAAACTTGGCGCCAAGAAGGAGGGCGTGGGCGGCCCCGCGGACTACCACGCTCTGGGCGCTATGGAGGTCATCTGCAATAGTATGGCTAAGACGCTGCAGACAGCCCTCCAGCCCCCTGACTGGCTGCAGGGCCACTACCTGGTGGTGCGGTAcgaggacctggtgggagaccCCGTCAAGACACTACGGAGAGTGTACGATTTTGTGGGACTGTTGGTGAGCCGCGAAATGGAGCAGTTTGCCCTGAACATGACCAGTGGCTCGGGCTCCTCCTCCAAACCTTTCGTGGTATCTGCACGCAATGCCACGCAGGCCGCCAATGCCTGGCGGACCGCCCTCACCTTCCAGCAGATAAAACAAGTGGAGGAGTTTTGCTACCAGCCCATGGCCGTCCTGGGCTATGAGCGGGTCAACAGCCCTGAAGAGGTCAAAGACCTCAGCAAGACCCTGCTTCGGAAGCCCCGTCTCTGA